One Phaseolus vulgaris cultivar G19833 chromosome 2, P. vulgaris v2.0, whole genome shotgun sequence DNA window includes the following coding sequences:
- the LOC137810001 gene encoding uncharacterized protein has translation MLLYVPTSVAINEQQQSSNFCFSFVHLNQPFSLLMMELSLRLTPSPSSSTSSLPAALAHCSKLCEFQPRKKKNNTCFDAPKLSVRCAKASAERSGDAIDEGEARTGFTTPAMEVTTFNRSTFNDADFPVWEKIGAVVRLSYGIGIYGAMAVAGSFICSITGIDSLGGFHLSLDAILEGLGYAAPPIMALLFILDDEVVKLSPHARAIRDVEDEELWSFFYGMSPWQFILMVAASSVGEELFYRAAVQGALADIFLRGSNLISDAQGMASLTGVLPPFVPFAQAFAAVLTAVLTGSLYYMAASPKDPTYVVAPVTQSRSGRQDLKKLFEAWYEKRQMKKIYSPLLEGLLALYLGLEWIKTDNILAPIITHGIYSTVILGHGLWKIHDHRRRLRQRIQQLKLEEKNTN, from the exons ATGTTATTGTATGTTCCAACCTCGGTGGCAATCAATGAACAACAACAAAGCTCAAACTTTTGCTTCTCTTTCGTCCATCTGAACCAACCCTTTTCGTTGTTGATGATGGAGCTGTCTCTGAGACTCACTCCTTCCCCTTCAAGCTCAACTTCATCGCTTCCTGCAGCACTTGCTCACTGCTCCAAGCTATGTGAATTTCAGCccaggaagaagaagaacaacacGTGTTTCGACGCGCCTAAGCTTTCGGTGCGTTGTGCCAAGGCTTCGGCGGAGAGAAGCGGCGATGCAATCGATGAGGGAGAGGCTCGAACTGGGTTCACTACACCTGCCATGGAGGTTACCACATTCAATCGCAGCACTTTCAACGACGCTGACTTTCCCGTTTGGGAAAAGATTGGTGCTGTCGTCAGACTCAGTTATGGCATCG GGATTTATGGTGCCATGGCTGTTGCGGGGAGTTTTATTTGTTCGATTACAGGAATTGACTCTCTGGGGGGTTTCCATCTATCATTAGATGCCATTTTGGAAGGGCTTGGATACGCAGCTCCTCCAATTATGGCCCTTTTGTTTATACTCGAT GATGAAGTTGTGAAGCTTTCACCCCATGCCCGTGCCATCAGAGATGTAGAGGATGAAGAATTGTGGAGCTTTTTCTATGGGATGTCCCCTTGGCAG TTTATACTGATGGTTGCTGCGAGTTCAGTTGGAGAGGAGCTCTTCTATAGGGCTGCTGTTCAG GGGGCATTGGCTGATATATTTTTAAGAGGCAGTAATCTTATATCAGATGCTCAAGGAATGGCATCATTG ACTGGTGTGCTGCCTCCATTTGTTCCATTTGCTCAGGCATTTGCAGCTGTTCTTACAGCAGTTCTTACTGGATCTCTCTATTACATGGCTGCCTCTCCTAAAG ATCCTACTTATGTTGTTGCACCTGTTACACAATCTCGCTCTGGTCGTCAAGATTTGAAAAAGCTGTTTGAAG CCTGGTATGAGAAACGGCAAATGAAAAAAATCTATTCCCCACTTCTGGAAGGACTACTAGCCCTCTACCTTGGTTTGGAGTGGATCAAG ACTGATAACATTCTTGCTCCCATTATCACACATGGCATATACTCCACTGTGATATTGGGACATGGGCTTTGGAAGATACATGACCACAGGCGTAGACTACGTCAAAGAATCCAACAGttaaaattagaagaaaaaaacacCAACTAG
- the LOC137810000 gene encoding acetylornithine deacetylase — translation MAELLATLGDLERDSFVPLLSKLIGESKYVQNNPPELIPEEDRVVKHVLDVLLPFSTTTGGGPLLVNHVTYSPGRGNLIVEYPGTVPGKILSFVGCHMDVVTANPNDWDFDPFSLSIDGDKLGGRGTTDCLGHVALVAELMKKLGQTKPNLKSTVVAVFIANEENSSITGIGVDGLVKDGLLNKLKDGPLYWIDTADKQPCVGTGGMIPWKLQVTGKVFHSGLAHKAINALELGMDALKEIQFRFYRDFPPHPQEEVYGFATPSTMKPTQWSYPGGGINQIPGECTISGDVRLTPFYNVKDVMKKLEEYVDDINENIQKLESRGPVSKYVLPDENIKGSLTLTFNEVLSGVACDLNSRGFHVLCKATEEVVGHVKPYSITGSLPLIRELQDEGFDVQTSGYGLMATYHAQNEYCLFTDMSQGYRVFSRIISQLED, via the exons ATGGCGGAGTTGTTAGCAACCTTAGGGGATCTGGAGAGGGACTCATTCGTGCCTCTTCTCTCCAAGCTGATTGGGGAATCGAAGTACGTGCAGAACAATCCGCCGGAGCTCATTCCCGAAGAGGACAGAGTGGTGAAGCACGTGTTGGACGTTCTATTACCCTTCAGCACTACCACCGGCGGCGGTCCCTTGCTCGTCAACCACGTCACCTACTCGCCCGGCCGGGGGAACCTCATCGTCGAGTACCCCGGCACCGTTCCCGGCAAAATCCTCTCCTTCGTCGGTTGCCACATGGATGTCGTCACCGCCAATCCCAACGATTGG GATTTTGATCCGTTTTCACTGAGCATTGATGGAGATAAACTTGGGGGTCGTGGAACTACTGATTGTTTGGGCCACGTGGCACTTGTCGCGGAACTCATGAAAAAGCTCGGGCAAACCAAGCCGAATTTGAAATCAACtgttgttgctgtttttatagcCAATGAAGAGAATTCTTCAATTACTGGTATTGGTGTGGATGGGCTTGTCAAAGATGGTCTCCTCAATAAGCTGAAGGATGGTCCTCT GTACTGGATTGACACGGCAGATAAACAACCATGCGTAGGGACTGGTGGTATGATACCTTGGAAACTTCAGGTCACGGGGAAGGTCTTTCATAGTGGATTAGCTCATAAA GCTATAAATGCATTGGAGCTAGGCATGGATGCTCTAAAGGAAATCCAGTTCCGATTTTACCGAGACTTCCCACCTCATCCTCAGGAAGAGGTTTATGGGTTTGCAACTCCTTCAACCATGAAACCAACCCAATGGAGTT ATCCAGGAGGGGGGATCAACCAAATTCCAGGGGAATGTACTATTTCAGGAGATGTCAG GTTGACTCCATTCTACAA TGTAAAGGATGTAATGAAGAAGCTGGAAGAATACGTGGACGATATTAATGAGAATATTCAGAAGCTAGAAAGTAGAGGTCCAGTTTCAAAATATGTCCTACCCGATGAAAACATAAAAGGAAG CCTTACTTTAACTTTTAACGAGGTGCTGTCTGGAGTTGCTTGTGATCTTAATTCTAGAGGTTTCCATGTTTTATGCAAAGCAACTGAAGAAGTAGTTGGCCACGTAAAGCCTTACTCGATTACTGGGAGTTTGCCTCTCATTCGGGAACTAcag GATGAAGGTTTTGATGTTCAAACTTCTGGCTACG GCCTAATGGCTACATACCATGCTCAGAACGAGTACTGCCTTTTCACGGATATGTCCCAAGGATATCGGGTCTTTTCGAGAATCATCTCTCAACTGGAAGATTGA